The Amycolatopsis mongoliensis genome includes a window with the following:
- a CDS encoding trypsin-like serine peptidase, which translates to MKHTALRAAVVTAVLSLAFALVGMPAQAAPKPFWTPDAMRAAIPMDNLVKAPAFTPKDVARGQSAVIQSIPNGGGAWTGGGQVTHTAGRVFFVFNGQNASCSGDAVTSTNGSVVVTAGHCVKYQGTWHTQWTFVPGYDNGNAPYGQWAAKTTLTTPQWEASEDMNYDVGMAVVNPLNGQRLTDVVGAQGIAFNQPKNQNMYTFGYPAAAPYDGTKLIYCSGTTFTDFLLTKDHGMNCNMTGGSSGGPWFLSFDEGTGSGVQASVNSFGYTFLPGYMFGPYFGTDAQNLYNRAQAA; encoded by the coding sequence TTGAAGCACACGGCTCTCCGGGCAGCGGTCGTCACCGCGGTCCTCTCCCTCGCGTTCGCCCTGGTCGGCATGCCCGCCCAGGCCGCGCCGAAACCCTTTTGGACGCCCGACGCCATGCGGGCGGCCATCCCGATGGACAACCTCGTCAAGGCGCCCGCGTTCACGCCGAAGGACGTGGCACGCGGGCAGAGCGCCGTCATTCAGAGCATCCCGAACGGCGGCGGCGCCTGGACCGGCGGCGGTCAGGTCACCCACACCGCCGGGCGCGTGTTCTTCGTCTTCAACGGCCAGAACGCCTCCTGCTCCGGTGACGCCGTCACCAGCACCAACGGCAGCGTCGTCGTCACCGCCGGCCACTGCGTGAAGTACCAGGGCACCTGGCACACGCAGTGGACCTTCGTCCCCGGCTACGACAACGGCAACGCGCCCTACGGCCAGTGGGCGGCGAAGACGACGCTGACGACCCCGCAGTGGGAAGCCAGTGAGGACATGAACTACGACGTCGGCATGGCCGTGGTGAACCCGCTGAACGGGCAGCGGCTCACCGACGTCGTCGGCGCGCAGGGCATCGCCTTCAACCAGCCGAAGAACCAGAACATGTACACCTTCGGCTACCCGGCCGCGGCGCCCTACGACGGCACGAAGCTGATCTACTGCAGCGGAACGACGTTCACCGACTTCCTGCTGACCAAGGACCACGGCATGAACTGCAACATGACCGGCGGCTCCAGCGGCGGGCCGTGGTTCCTGTCGTTCGACGAGGGCACCGGGTCCGGCGTCCAGGCCTCGGTGAACAGCTTCGGCTACACCTTCCTGCCCGGTTACATGTTCGGGCCGTACTTCGGCACCGACGCGCAGAACCTGTACAACCGCGCGCAAGCCGCGTGA
- a CDS encoding glutamate synthase subunit beta gives MADPTGFLKYEREEPKKKSYEERLSSWGEVYADVDPGERNEKVRKQASRCMDCGIPFCHSGGSGCPLGNLIPEWNDLVRRGDWAAASDRLHATNNFPEFTGKLCPAPCEAGCVLSISPASGGPVAIKRVEQTIADQSWEAGYVQPQVSEVASGQRVAVVGSGPAGLAAAQQLTRAGHEVTVFERDDRLGGLLRYGIPEFKMEKKVLDRRLAQLRKEGTKFVTGCEVGVDLSVDDLRAQYDAVVLAVGALRGRDDTTTPGRELGGVHLAMEHLVPANKFVEGDGPPSIDAHGKHVVIIGGGDTGADSYGTATRQGALSVTQLDQYPIPPSTRDDDRSPWPTWPYILRTYPAHEEAGERKFAVAVKRFVGDDNGRVKAVELQQVRVQKDPSTGRREVIPVNDEIETLPADLVLLAIGFEGVEEMPLLDGLGLSLTRRGTLSCGADWQTESPGVFVCGDAHRGASLVVWAIAEGRSVANAVDAFLTGASDLPAPVHPTALPLAVV, from the coding sequence GTGGCTGACCCGACCGGTTTCCTGAAGTACGAACGCGAAGAGCCGAAGAAGAAGTCCTACGAGGAGCGGCTTTCTTCGTGGGGCGAGGTCTACGCGGACGTCGACCCGGGCGAACGCAACGAAAAGGTGCGCAAGCAGGCGTCGCGCTGCATGGACTGCGGTATCCCGTTCTGCCACTCCGGCGGCTCCGGCTGCCCGCTCGGCAACCTGATCCCCGAGTGGAACGACCTGGTCCGCCGCGGCGACTGGGCCGCGGCGAGCGACCGGCTGCACGCCACCAACAACTTCCCCGAGTTCACCGGGAAGCTGTGCCCGGCGCCGTGCGAGGCGGGCTGCGTCCTGTCGATCTCGCCGGCCTCGGGCGGGCCGGTGGCGATCAAGCGCGTCGAGCAGACGATCGCCGACCAGTCGTGGGAAGCGGGTTACGTCCAGCCGCAGGTGTCCGAAGTGGCCAGCGGGCAGCGGGTCGCCGTGGTCGGCTCCGGCCCGGCCGGGCTCGCCGCCGCCCAGCAGCTGACCCGCGCCGGCCACGAGGTCACGGTGTTCGAGCGCGACGACCGCCTCGGCGGCCTGCTGCGCTACGGCATCCCCGAGTTCAAGATGGAGAAAAAGGTCCTCGACCGGCGCCTCGCGCAGCTGCGCAAGGAGGGCACCAAGTTCGTCACCGGCTGCGAGGTCGGCGTCGACCTTTCGGTGGACGACCTGCGCGCGCAGTACGACGCCGTCGTCCTCGCGGTCGGTGCGCTGCGCGGCCGCGACGACACGACGACGCCGGGCCGCGAGCTGGGCGGCGTCCACCTGGCGATGGAGCACCTGGTGCCGGCCAACAAGTTCGTCGAGGGCGACGGCCCGCCGTCGATCGACGCGCACGGCAAGCACGTGGTGATCATCGGCGGCGGCGACACCGGCGCCGACTCCTACGGCACCGCCACCCGTCAGGGCGCGCTTTCGGTGACGCAGCTGGACCAGTACCCGATCCCGCCGTCCACCCGGGACGACGACCGCTCGCCGTGGCCGACGTGGCCCTACATCCTGCGCACCTACCCGGCGCACGAGGAAGCGGGCGAGCGGAAGTTCGCGGTCGCCGTGAAGCGGTTCGTCGGCGACGACAACGGCCGCGTGAAGGCGGTCGAACTGCAGCAGGTCCGCGTCCAGAAGGACCCGTCGACCGGCCGCCGCGAGGTGATCCCGGTCAACGACGAGATCGAGACGCTGCCGGCCGACCTGGTCCTGCTGGCGATCGGCTTCGAGGGCGTCGAGGAGATGCCGCTCCTGGACGGTCTCGGCCTGTCGCTGACCCGCCGCGGAACGCTGTCGTGCGGCGCGGACTGGCAGACGGAGTCCCCCGGGGTGTTCGTCTGCGGCGACGCCCACCGCGGCGCGTCGCTGGTGGTGTGGGCGATCGCGGAAGGCCGTTCGGTGGCCAACGCGGTCGACGCGTTCCTGACGGGTGCGTCGGACCTCCCGGCGCCGGTCCACCCGACGGCGCTCCCGCTCGCGGTCGTCTGA
- the gltB gene encoding glutamate synthase large subunit: MIFSAMPGKQGLYDPETEQDSCGVAMVADIRGRRSHGIVTDGLAALTNLDHRGAAGAEPTSGDGAGILLQLPDTLLRAEAGFALPEPDEHGNHAYAAGIAFLPEDAEQRRKAVELAERIAVEEGLEILGWREVPVDADRADIGPTARSVMPHFAMLFVAAEGKAGIELDRLAFCLRKRVEHESANSGCGTYFPSLSSRTIVYKGMVTPEQLPAFFADLRDERLESAIALVHSRFSTNTFPSWPLAHPFRFVAHNGEINTIRGNRNRMRAREALLESDLITGDLSRLFPICSPDASDSASFDEVLELLHLGGRSLPHAVLMMIPEAWENHATMKPERRAFYQFHASLMEPWDGPACVTFTDGRLVGAVLDRNGLRPARWWRTADDRVVLASEAGVLDVAPKDVVAKGRLKPGRMFLVDTEAGRIVDDEEVKSALAGKLPYEGWLHAGLLKIAELPDRDHVVQSHDSVLRRQLSFGYTEEELKILLAPMAEKGAEPIGSMGTDTPPAVLSQRSRLLYDYFKQNFAQVTNPPLDAIREELVTCMARIMGPERNLLAPGPASCRHLKLPYPVIDNDELAKLIHINDDGDLPGFACSVLSGLYEVDGGAEALAGAIERVRREASEAIAAGARTLVLSDRDSDHRMAPIPSLLLVSAVHHHLVRTKERLRVALVVESGDAREVHHIALLLGYGAAAVNPYLAFETIEDMIGQGAVTGIEPAKAIRNYVQALVKGVLKIMSKMGISTVGAYTAAQVFESLGLAQDVLDEYFTGTSSKLGGVGLEVLAEEVAVRHRRAYPDNPTERVHRGLDTGGEYAYRREGELHLFTPETVFLLQHASKTGREEVYRKYTDEVHRLYREGGTLRGLFAFRDGVREPVPLDEVEPAEAIFKRFNTGAMSYGSISAEAHETLAIAMNRLGGRSNTGEGGEDPERLYDPERRSAIKQVASGRFGVTSEYLVNADDIQIKMAQGAKPGEGGQLPPNKVYPWIARTRHSTPGVGLISPPPHHDIYSIEDLAQLIHDLKNANEQARIHVKLVSSLGVGTVAAGVSKAHADVVLISGHDGGTGASPMNSLKHAGTPWEIGLAETQQTLLLNGLRDRITVQVDGAMKTGRDVVIAALLGAEEYGFATAPLVVAGCIMMRVCHLDTCPVGVATQSPELRKRYTGQVEHVVNFFKFVAEEVRETLASLGFRTLDEAIGHAELLNTDEAVDHWKASGLDLAPIFEMPTETPYGGAKRRTRGQDHGLEHALDRTLIQLAEAALEDAHPVRLELPVRNVNRTVGTLLGSEITRRYGGDGLPEGTIHVLLTGSAGQSLGAFLPRGITLDMVGDANDYVGKGLSGGRIIVRPDPEASFAAEAQTIAGNTIAYGATGGEIFLRGQVGERFCVRNSGATVVAEGVGDHAFEYMTGGRAVVLGPTGRNLAAGMSGGMAFVLDVDRKKVNQDMVDLLKPTADDLAWLKKTVQQHYDLTRSAVAASLLGDWPRRSVAFTKVMPRDYQRVLDAAKAAKAAGRDVDEAIMEAARG; the protein is encoded by the coding sequence ATGATCTTCTCCGCCATGCCCGGCAAGCAGGGTCTTTACGATCCGGAGACCGAACAGGACTCCTGCGGTGTGGCCATGGTGGCCGACATCCGCGGGCGCCGCTCCCACGGCATCGTCACCGACGGCCTGGCCGCGTTGACCAACCTCGACCACCGCGGCGCCGCCGGTGCCGAACCGACCAGCGGCGACGGCGCCGGCATCCTGCTGCAGCTGCCCGACACGCTGCTGCGCGCCGAAGCCGGCTTCGCCCTCCCCGAACCCGACGAGCACGGCAACCACGCCTACGCCGCCGGCATCGCGTTCCTCCCCGAAGACGCCGAGCAGCGCCGCAAGGCCGTCGAGCTGGCCGAACGCATCGCCGTCGAAGAAGGACTGGAAATCCTCGGCTGGCGCGAGGTCCCGGTGGACGCCGACCGCGCGGACATCGGCCCGACCGCCCGCTCGGTCATGCCGCACTTCGCCATGCTTTTCGTGGCGGCCGAAGGGAAAGCGGGCATCGAGCTCGACCGCCTGGCCTTCTGCCTGCGCAAGCGCGTCGAGCACGAAAGCGCGAACTCCGGCTGTGGCACGTACTTCCCGTCGCTGTCCTCGCGGACGATCGTCTACAAGGGCATGGTGACGCCGGAGCAGCTGCCCGCGTTCTTCGCCGACCTGCGCGACGAGCGGCTGGAAAGCGCCATCGCGCTGGTGCACTCCCGCTTCTCCACCAACACTTTCCCGTCGTGGCCGCTGGCGCACCCGTTCCGGTTCGTGGCCCACAACGGCGAGATCAACACCATCCGCGGCAACCGCAACCGCATGCGGGCCCGCGAGGCGCTGCTGGAGTCCGACCTCATCACCGGCGACCTGAGCCGGCTGTTCCCGATCTGCTCGCCGGACGCGTCGGACTCCGCGTCCTTCGACGAGGTCCTGGAGCTGCTGCACCTCGGCGGCCGCTCGCTGCCGCACGCCGTGCTGATGATGATCCCGGAGGCGTGGGAGAACCACGCCACCATGAAGCCCGAGCGGCGCGCCTTCTACCAGTTCCACGCCAGCCTGATGGAGCCGTGGGACGGCCCCGCCTGCGTCACCTTCACCGACGGCCGCCTGGTCGGCGCGGTCCTGGACCGCAACGGCCTGCGCCCGGCGCGCTGGTGGCGCACGGCCGACGACCGCGTCGTGCTCGCCAGCGAGGCGGGCGTGCTCGACGTCGCTCCCAAGGACGTCGTGGCCAAGGGGCGCCTCAAGCCCGGCCGGATGTTCCTGGTCGACACCGAGGCCGGCCGGATCGTGGACGACGAAGAGGTCAAGTCCGCGCTGGCCGGCAAGCTCCCGTACGAGGGCTGGCTGCACGCGGGCCTGCTGAAGATCGCCGAACTGCCCGACCGCGACCACGTCGTGCAGAGCCACGACTCGGTGCTGCGCCGCCAGCTTTCCTTCGGCTACACCGAAGAAGAGCTGAAGATCCTGCTCGCGCCGATGGCCGAGAAGGGCGCCGAGCCGATCGGCTCGATGGGCACGGACACCCCGCCCGCGGTGCTGTCCCAGCGGTCCCGCCTGCTCTACGACTACTTCAAGCAGAACTTCGCGCAGGTGACCAACCCGCCGCTGGACGCGATCCGCGAAGAGCTCGTCACCTGCATGGCGCGCATCATGGGCCCGGAGCGCAACCTCCTGGCGCCGGGCCCGGCGTCCTGCCGTCACCTCAAGCTGCCGTACCCGGTCATCGACAACGACGAGCTCGCCAAGCTCATCCACATCAACGACGACGGCGACCTCCCCGGCTTCGCCTGCAGCGTCCTTTCCGGACTGTACGAAGTGGACGGCGGCGCCGAGGCGCTGGCCGGGGCGATCGAGCGGGTGCGCCGCGAGGCGTCCGAGGCGATCGCGGCCGGGGCGCGCACGCTCGTGCTGTCCGACCGCGACTCCGACCACCGGATGGCGCCGATCCCGTCGCTGCTGCTGGTCTCCGCGGTGCACCACCACCTGGTCCGCACGAAGGAACGCCTGCGTGTCGCGCTGGTCGTCGAATCCGGTGACGCGCGCGAGGTGCACCACATCGCGCTGCTGCTCGGCTACGGCGCCGCCGCGGTCAACCCGTACCTGGCCTTCGAGACCATCGAGGACATGATCGGGCAGGGCGCGGTCACCGGCATCGAGCCCGCCAAGGCGATCCGCAACTACGTGCAGGCGCTGGTCAAGGGCGTCCTGAAGATCATGTCCAAGATGGGCATCTCGACGGTCGGCGCGTACACCGCCGCCCAGGTCTTCGAATCCCTCGGGCTGGCCCAGGACGTGCTCGACGAGTACTTCACCGGGACGTCGTCGAAGCTCGGCGGCGTCGGCCTCGAGGTGCTCGCCGAAGAGGTCGCCGTCCGGCACCGCCGCGCCTACCCGGACAACCCGACCGAGCGCGTCCACCGCGGGCTCGACACCGGTGGCGAGTACGCCTACCGCCGTGAGGGCGAGCTGCACCTGTTCACGCCGGAGACGGTGTTCCTGCTGCAGCACGCGTCCAAGACCGGCCGCGAAGAGGTCTACCGCAAGTACACCGACGAGGTGCACCGCCTCTACCGCGAGGGTGGCACGCTGCGCGGGCTGTTCGCCTTCCGGGACGGCGTCCGCGAGCCGGTGCCGCTCGACGAGGTCGAGCCCGCCGAAGCGATCTTCAAGCGCTTCAACACGGGCGCGATGTCGTACGGCTCGATCTCGGCCGAGGCCCACGAAACCCTGGCCATCGCGATGAACCGGCTCGGCGGCCGGTCCAACACCGGCGAGGGCGGCGAGGACCCCGAGCGGCTCTACGACCCCGAGCGCCGCAGCGCGATCAAGCAGGTCGCGTCGGGCCGCTTCGGCGTCACGAGCGAGTACCTGGTCAACGCCGACGACATCCAGATCAAGATGGCGCAGGGCGCGAAGCCCGGCGAAGGTGGCCAGCTGCCGCCGAACAAGGTGTACCCGTGGATCGCGCGGACCCGGCACTCGACGCCGGGTGTCGGGCTCATTTCCCCGCCGCCGCACCACGACATCTACTCCATCGAGGATCTGGCCCAGCTGATCCACGACCTCAAGAACGCCAACGAGCAGGCCCGCATCCACGTGAAGCTGGTGTCCTCGCTCGGGGTCGGCACGGTCGCGGCGGGGGTGTCCAAGGCGCACGCCGACGTCGTGCTCATCTCCGGCCACGACGGCGGCACCGGCGCGTCCCCGATGAACTCGCTCAAGCACGCGGGCACGCCGTGGGAGATCGGCCTCGCCGAGACCCAGCAGACGTTGCTGCTCAACGGCTTGCGCGACCGGATCACCGTGCAGGTGGACGGCGCCATGAAGACCGGGCGCGACGTCGTCATCGCGGCGCTGCTCGGCGCCGAGGAGTACGGCTTCGCGACGGCCCCCCTCGTCGTCGCGGGCTGCATCATGATGCGCGTCTGCCACCTCGACACCTGCCCGGTCGGCGTCGCCACGCAGAGCCCCGAGCTGCGCAAGCGCTACACCGGCCAGGTCGAGCACGTGGTGAACTTCTTCAAGTTCGTCGCCGAGGAGGTGCGGGAAACCCTGGCGTCGCTGGGCTTCCGCACGCTCGACGAAGCCATCGGCCATGCCGAGCTCCTGAACACCGACGAGGCCGTCGACCACTGGAAGGCCTCCGGTCTGGACCTGGCGCCGATCTTCGAGATGCCGACCGAGACGCCCTACGGCGGCGCGAAGCGGCGCACCCGCGGCCAGGACCACGGCCTCGAGCACGCCCTGGACCGCACGCTCATCCAGCTCGCCGAGGCGGCCCTGGAGGACGCGCACCCGGTGCGGCTCGAACTGCCGGTGCGCAACGTGAACCGGACCGTCGGCACGCTGCTGGGCTCGGAGATCACCCGCCGCTACGGCGGTGACGGCCTGCCCGAGGGCACGATCCACGTGCTGCTCACCGGATCCGCCGGCCAGTCGCTCGGCGCGTTCCTGCCGCGCGGCATCACCCTCGACATGGTCGGCGACGCGAACGACTACGTCGGCAAGGGTCTCTCCGGCGGGCGGATCATCGTCCGGCCCGACCCGGAGGCGTCCTTCGCCGCCGAGGCGCAGACGATCGCGGGCAACACGATCGCCTACGGCGCGACCGGCGGCGAGATCTTCCTGCGCGGCCAGGTCGGCGAACGCTTCTGCGTCCGCAACTCCGGCGCCACCGTCGTCGCCGAGGGCGTCGGCGACCACGCCTTCGAGTACATGACCGGCGGCCGTGCCGTGGTGCTCGGCCCGACCGGGCGGAACCTGGCGGCCGGCATGTCCGGCGGCATGGCGTTCGTGCTCGACGTCGACCGCAAGAAGGTCAACCAGGACATGGTGGACCTGCTCAAGCCGACCGCGGACGACCTGGCCTGGCTGAAGAAAACCGTGCAGCAGCACTACGATCTCACCCGCTCCGCGGTGGCGGCCTCGCTGCTCGGCGACTGGCCGCGCCGCTCCGTGGCGTTCACGAAGGTGATGCCGCGCGACTACCAGCGGGTCCTGGACGCGGCGAAGGCGGCCAAGGCCGCCGGCCGCGACGTCGACGAGGCGATCATGGAGGCCGCTCGTGGCTGA
- a CDS encoding alpha/beta hydrolase → MRKALVLLAFLPLLAAPSPADAAPRLEWTTPCPDYGMSPSPTAGLECAELRVPLDYAHPDRTIELTLSRHAGTPGKRRGVLLMNPGGPGSPGLAMPAQLLERMGGSGLPDAYDVIGFDPRGTGYSTPVTCDMTPEQRGAVLGPYADGPLDVVATAAKARVVAKQCGEAATADLLPHMTTANTARDLDRIREALGEKKISYYGVSYGSYLGAAYASMFPDRGDRIVLDSVLGPRGLDVRANQRFAEGFDDRFPDFAAWAAARDDGYHLGRTPAQVSAKFFELAATRGPEFRSDTWNGLYDDARFPALAAEWAGGARVAAGPLDGDTRASLQLQVICNDSDWPERIGYYQRAVERERVRHPMFGPAAANVNPCASWPVERTEPPVRVGGPGPAGVLLVQNLRDPATPLSGARETRAAFGNRARIVTVDAGGHGVFTRENACGNAVVLAYLRDGVFPTADGSCPSGR, encoded by the coding sequence ATGCGAAAAGCATTGGTACTCCTGGCATTCCTGCCCCTGCTCGCTGCACCGTCGCCGGCGGACGCGGCACCGCGTCTCGAGTGGACGACGCCCTGCCCGGACTACGGCATGTCGCCGTCGCCGACCGCGGGGCTCGAATGCGCGGAACTGCGCGTGCCGCTGGACTACGCGCACCCGGACCGCACCATCGAGCTGACGCTCTCCCGGCACGCCGGCACTCCGGGCAAGCGCCGCGGTGTGCTGCTGATGAACCCCGGCGGCCCGGGCAGTCCCGGGCTCGCCATGCCCGCCCAGCTGCTGGAGCGGATGGGCGGTTCCGGCCTGCCGGACGCCTACGACGTCATCGGCTTCGACCCGCGCGGCACCGGCTACAGCACGCCGGTGACCTGCGACATGACGCCCGAGCAGCGCGGAGCCGTCCTCGGCCCGTACGCGGACGGCCCGCTTGACGTCGTCGCCACGGCGGCGAAAGCGCGTGTCGTCGCGAAACAGTGCGGCGAGGCGGCGACGGCGGACCTGCTGCCGCACATGACGACCGCGAACACCGCGCGCGACCTCGACCGCATCCGGGAAGCACTGGGGGAGAAGAAGATCTCCTACTACGGCGTCTCGTACGGCAGCTACCTCGGCGCCGCCTACGCGTCGATGTTCCCCGACCGCGGCGACCGGATCGTGCTCGACAGCGTCCTCGGCCCGCGCGGCCTCGACGTCCGCGCCAACCAGCGCTTCGCCGAAGGCTTCGACGACCGGTTCCCGGACTTCGCCGCCTGGGCCGCGGCCCGCGACGACGGCTACCACCTGGGTCGGACCCCCGCGCAGGTGTCGGCGAAGTTCTTCGAGCTGGCCGCGACCCGCGGGCCGGAGTTCCGCTCGGACACGTGGAACGGGCTCTACGACGACGCGCGCTTCCCCGCGCTGGCCGCGGAATGGGCGGGCGGTGCCCGCGTCGCGGCCGGCCCGCTCGACGGCGACACCCGCGCGTCGCTGCAGCTCCAGGTGATCTGCAACGACTCCGACTGGCCCGAGCGGATCGGCTACTACCAGCGCGCGGTCGAGCGCGAACGGGTGCGGCACCCGATGTTCGGCCCGGCCGCGGCGAACGTGAACCCGTGCGCGTCCTGGCCCGTCGAGCGCACCGAACCCCCGGTGCGCGTCGGCGGACCCGGCCCGGCCGGCGTCCTGCTGGTGCAGAACCTGCGCGACCCGGCGACCCCGCTTTCGGGAGCGCGCGAAACGCGAGCGGCGTTCGGGAACCGGGCGCGGATCGTGACCGTCGACGCGGGCGGCCACGGCGTCTTCACGAGGGAAAACGCGTGCGGGAACGCCGTGGTGCTGGCCTATCTGCGTGACGGGGTCTTTCCTACGGCGGACGGTTCCTGCCCGTCCGGCCGGTGA